TGCATAAGACGGTAGACGGGCAATCCCTCACCCGGAGCGAAGCCTACGAAGCGCTGAGCGCCATCATGGAAGGCCAAGCGACGGATGTTCAGATCGCTGGATTTTTGGTTGCCCTGCGAATGAAAGGCGAGAGCCCCGACGAGGTGGCGGGCTTCGCCCAGGCAATGCGCGACCACGCGGTGAAGGTCCCCACTCGGCAGGAGGGCGTGGTGGATACCTGCGGTACAGGCGGCGATGCGCTGGACACCTTCAACATCTCCACCTGCGCCGCGTTCGTGGCGGCGGGAGCAGGCGTGCCCATCGCAAAGCATGGCAACCGGGCGGTTTCCAGCCGTTGCGGGAGCGCTGACGTTCTCCAGGCGCTCGGGGTAAACCTGGACATCACCCCCGAACAAGTAGGGGCTTGCATTGATGAGATCGGAGTGGGCTTTCTTTTCGCCCCGAAGCTGCACCCCGCCATGCGCTACGCAGTCGGGCCACGCAAGGAGCTCGGCATGCGCACCGTCTTCAATATCCTGGGCCCGCTTACCAATCCCGCCGGCGCCACCCGGCAGGTACTTGGGGTCTTCTCGCTCCCAGCGGCGCGTCTTGTCGCGGGGGCATTGAGCGCTATGGGCACCGAGCTTGCGCTTGTGGTGCACGGGGAGGACGGGCTGGACGAGATCTCTACGGTAGGGGCCACTCATGTGCTGGAAGTACGCAGCGGACAGGTAAGCGAAAGACTGCTCACGCCGGACGAACTCGGAATCGCCCGGGCCTGCGGCGGAGATCTGGCCGGCGGGGGTCCGGAGGAATCTGCGGGCATTCTGCGCAGGGTACTTTCCGGAGACCGAGGGCCGGCGCGCGACATTACCCTCCTCAACGCCGCAGCGGCGATTTACGTGGGCGGGAAAGCCGCCGACCTGCAGGAGGGCCTGGTGCTGGCCGCTGATTCCATCGACCAGGGCAAGGCGATGGCGAAACTGGAAGGACTGGTGACGATGACCGCCGGGATGAGCCCGGACCAATGACGCACTCGGGCAAGACGGACAAGCATGCAGACCAAATGCGAGGATGTGACACGATGCCAAACACCACGAAAGGGCGCTTCGGACGCTTTGGCGGCCAGTATGTGCCCGAGACCCTCATGGGCGTCCTGCGGGAGCTTGAGGACGCCTACGACAAGGTCAAGGACGATCCTGAGTTCCACGCGGAGTTCGAGACTATTCTCCGCCAGTACGTGGGGCGGCCCTCTCCCCTGTATCGCGCCGACCGGCTGAGCGAAAGAGTAGGCTGCAAGGTCTATCTGAAGCGCGAAGACCTCAACCACACCGGGGCACACAAGATCAACAACACAATCGGACAGGGGCTTCTGGCAAAGCGCATGGGCAAGCGCAGGCTTATCGCGGAGACCGGAGCCGGGCAACACGGCGTGGCCACGGCCACTGTCGCCGCGCTGTTTGGTATGGAGTGTGTGGTCTATATGGGGGAGGAAGACATCCGCAGGCAGGAGCTGAACTGTTTCAAGATGGAACTCCTGGGAGCCACCGTGTCCCCGGTGACTTCCGGTACCCGCACCCTGAAAGACGCAATCAACGAGGCCATCCGCGACTGGATGACCAATGTGGCCGACACTTTCTACTTGTTCGGCACCGTCGCCGGTCCGCACCCCTACCCCACTATGGTCCGGGATTTCCAGTCTATTGTGGGCCGCGAGACCCGGGCGCAGTGTTTTGACCAGGAGGGTCGTTTGCCGGACCACCTCTTCGCCTGCGTGGGCGGAGGATCCAATGCAATGGGGCTGTTCTACCCTTTCATCGAAGACGAGACGGTTCAGATGCATGGTGTCGAGGCCGCGGGCCGGGGCATCTCGACGGGCCACCATGCAGCCCCGCTCAATGACGGAAGTTTCGGAGTGCTGCACGGCGCCGCGCAGTACATGATGCAGGACGCGGACGGCCAGGTTGCCCCGGCGCATTCCGTGGCCGCGGGACTTGACTACCCGGGGGTCGGCCCGGAGCACTGCTATCTGCGCGACATCGGCCGTGCCGTCTATCATGCGGTCACGGACACGGAAGCATTGGCTGCCTTCCAGGAGCTCACTCGTCTCGAGGGGATCATCCCGGCGCTGGAAAGCTCGCACGCCGTGGCGCAAGTGCTGAAGATGGCCGGGCAATTCGAGCCGGAGGAGATCGTTGTCATCAACCTGTCAGGGCGCGGGGATAAGGACTGTTACGAGGTCCGGCGCCTGCTCAGCGAAGGAATGGGGGAAAACTGATGACCCTAGCACAGGCTTTCCAGAAAGCAGCGGACGAGAACCGCGCAGCCCTGATTGTGTACGTCGCCGCGGGAGACCCGGACCTGGAGCACACCGAAGCGATCGTAAAGACCCTCGCGCAATCCGGCGCAGATATCGTGGAGTTGGGTATCCCCTATTCCGACCCCATCGCCGACGGGCCCACAATTCAGGAAGCCGGGCAGCGCGCTCTCGCAGCAGGCACCACGGTTCAGGGCGTGTTGGATTGTGCTCGCCGAGTTCGGGCGGCTACCGACATTCCCTTCGTCATCATGACCTGCTTCAACCCGGTGGTACAGTACGGACTCGAGCGCTTTGCACGGGCCGCCGTTGAGTGCGGTGTACAGGGCGTCCTTCTTTCGGACCTGCCCGTCGACGAATCCGGCGACTGGAATAAGATCGCCCGGTCTGCAGGCCTGGACACCGTCTACCTGGCTGCTCCCACCACGGAACCAGAGCGGCGCCGGCTGATCTGCCGGTCGAGCACAGGATTTGTGTACGTCATATCCCGCCCGGGCACCACGGGGGTGCGGCAGGATCTGCCCGAGGGGCTGCCTGCCTTGCTGGCCGAACTCAGACAGATCGCGACGTCCCCGATTGCCGTAGGCTTTGGCATCAGCACCCCGGCTCATGTGCGAGCCGTCGCTGAAATGGCAGACGGGGCCATAGTGGGCAGTGCGGTCGTGGATGTGATCGGCCGACACGGCAAAGGCCCCGGTCTGCTTCCCGCCATCAGCCGGCTTGTTGAACAGCTCGCCGCCGCTACGGCAAGAACCCCAGGCACGACCGCCGATCGGTGAGCTCCTGGCGCCCACGGAGTCAGTGAGGGTGTCCCGCCGAGGTCAGCCCCGTAAGCCGGGATTGACCCTGGGCTGATTCCTTCTCAATTCCGTGTGTCTTCAGGATTCACGGTCGCGTCCGGTCAGACGTTCAAAACAAGTGCAATTTCTCAGGAAAACATGACTCATGCTTGACCTTGGACACGTCTTTCACGGCTATACTGGTACTGACACACCCTTACCTGGCGTCGCGCAACCAGTCTCCGTATGACACCGGCGACGCCCAAATCCGAAAGGTCTTCCAGAAAGGTTGGATCGCTTCCGACCGTCACGGTGGGAGGCCAAAACCATGGACTGGCGAACAGGTCAGGCGAGATTGCCCGATCTGAACAGCGGGGATGATGTCTTCCTGGGGATCAATTCACGAATGGTAACGCCCGAGGGTGTCTGCACCGCTGTTCTGGTCAACGGGTATCATTACTGGGTGGACGGTGCCTACTGCGACCTCTTCGCCCGTACATCGCAAGAGCTACTCGGGCAGCACCTTGCGGTGCTCTTCGACCAGACGTCTGACGATCCCGCTGGTGCTGTAGCGACGATCCTGCAGAGCGCCGACACCGAAACACACCATGAGTTCTGCACACACCGCCGCGACGGAAAGCCCATCTGGGTGAGCTTCTCCGCGCGACGGGTCCTGTTCGATGGGCGGGGAGCGATACGCCTGATGGTCAGAGACATCACAGCGCAGAAAAACACCGACGACGCGATCCGCGAGAGCGAGCGGCGTTTTCGGCAGCTGGCCGACCTCCTGCCCGAGATGGTGTTCGAGTGTGACACAAACCTGCGCATAACCTACGCGAACCGCGCTGCCTTCGAGATCCTCGGACAACGCATCGAGGCTCTCGAGGAGGGTATCTGCGTGGGTGACTTTCTTGCGCCTCGCGATGCGAAGCTAGTGGCAAGGCGTCTGGCGCGAGCAGGACAGACCAGAAAACCAACCCGGGGCACGTACGAACTGCACACCAAGGACGGCCGGACCATCACCTGTGAGATCAACTCGGCCCCAATTACGGACGCCAACGGGGTGGTCACAGGCTTTCGGGGTCTTATCCACGACATCACCGAACGGCGTCGCCACGAGGAGGCACTTGTTGCGAGACAACGGCGATTGAAGACACAGTCCGATGCCCTCGTTGCCCTGGCTCGAGGCATGAGCGTCCAATCAGTGGACATCCGGGAGCACCTGCTCGTCATCACGGAGACCGCGGCACAAACGCTCTGCGTAGAGCGTGCGAGCGTGTGGCTCTACGGCCCTGACGGCAGCGATCTGTACTGCGCAGATCTGTTTATGCCCGAAAACCAGCAACACACGTCCGGCGAAAGGCTTTCCCGGAACGACTTCCCCGCGTATTTCGAAGCGTTGTCCGAAGCACGGACGGTGGCCGCGGTGGACGCCCTGCATGACCCTCGCACGCACGAGCTTGCTGCCGGCTACCTGGAGCCCCGTGGAATCGTCTCCATGCTTGACGCTCCCATTCGACTGGGCGGGGAATTGGTCGGCATTGTCTGCCATGAACATACAGGGGAAATTCGGGAATGGCAGAGCGATGAGCAGAGCTTCGCAGCATCCATCGCGGACATGGTGGCGCTTTGCATCGCTACCGTCGAACGTGCGCGAACCCAGCAGCAACTTGAACAGCATGCACGCGAGCTTGAGAGGTCCAACGCGGAACTGGAACGCTTCGCAGCAGTCGCCTCCCACGACTTGAAGACGCCTCTGAGTACCATTGCCAGCTTCGTGCAGTTGATCGACCGCCGGCACCAGGACGACGAAGTGAGCCGCCAATACATTGGGATGGTACTGCAGTCGGTGGAGCGCATGGTGTCTCTGATGGACGATTTGCTGGACTACGCCCGTGTGGGGAGCAGGCCCACCGTGCCTCAACCCACCGACATGAACCAGATCATCGAGGGCGTGACGCTTCAGTTGCGGCGGCGCATCGACGAATGCGGCGGAACTGTGGACCATGATGACCTGCCCGTCTGCATGGTCGACCCTGGGCAGATGCACCAGTTGTTCCACAATCTCGTGACAAACTCGCTCAAGTTTCGCAGCGACCGGCCCCCACGCGTCCATGTTCGTGCCAGGTGTGAGGGCCACCTGTGTCACCTGACGGTCAGCGACAATGGCATCGGAATACCCGAGGATCAGTGGGACAGGATCTTCCGCGTGTTCGAGCGCGGCTCACACACCACTGAGTACCCCGGTACCGGCGTTGGCCTGTCCATCTGCCAGCGGATCGTGAGCAACCACGGCGGCAAAATCTGGGTCGACTCGTCAATAGGAAATGGCGCCAACTTCCACGTACTGCTGCCCCTCGCCCGGTAACGCACGGGGCTGAGCCAATTCAAGCCGATATTGGTCCCCGAAGGTTTTCACAGGCCCGGCGAGGAATTGGAGAGTGTTCGGCTGCGTTGGATAATACCTATCGTGCTTTCTCGCAGGAGTGATCCGTAATGCCTGATCAGCAGAGCCCCGGGGATTTCCGCTATTCGACCGGCGACGCCGACGTACCGTGGGCGGCGGTAGGTGAGCACCTTGGTGCCTGTGAGGCCCAGGACCTGCTGCGCTTTCTGGCCCGACCGCGTCCCGGTCAGGAAGACGAGTACAAGC
This region of Armatimonadota bacterium genomic DNA includes:
- the trpD gene encoding anthranilate phosphoribosyltransferase: MLSRYLHKTVDGQSLTRSEAYEALSAIMEGQATDVQIAGFLVALRMKGESPDEVAGFAQAMRDHAVKVPTRQEGVVDTCGTGGDALDTFNISTCAAFVAAGAGVPIAKHGNRAVSSRCGSADVLQALGVNLDITPEQVGACIDEIGVGFLFAPKLHPAMRYAVGPRKELGMRTVFNILGPLTNPAGATRQVLGVFSLPAARLVAGALSAMGTELALVVHGEDGLDEISTVGATHVLEVRSGQVSERLLTPDELGIARACGGDLAGGGPEESAGILRRVLSGDRGPARDITLLNAAAAIYVGGKAADLQEGLVLAADSIDQGKAMAKLEGLVTMTAGMSPDQ
- the trpB gene encoding tryptophan synthase subunit beta, producing MPNTTKGRFGRFGGQYVPETLMGVLRELEDAYDKVKDDPEFHAEFETILRQYVGRPSPLYRADRLSERVGCKVYLKREDLNHTGAHKINNTIGQGLLAKRMGKRRLIAETGAGQHGVATATVAALFGMECVVYMGEEDIRRQELNCFKMELLGATVSPVTSGTRTLKDAINEAIRDWMTNVADTFYLFGTVAGPHPYPTMVRDFQSIVGRETRAQCFDQEGRLPDHLFACVGGGSNAMGLFYPFIEDETVQMHGVEAAGRGISTGHHAAPLNDGSFGVLHGAAQYMMQDADGQVAPAHSVAAGLDYPGVGPEHCYLRDIGRAVYHAVTDTEALAAFQELTRLEGIIPALESSHAVAQVLKMAGQFEPEEIVVINLSGRGDKDCYEVRRLLSEGMGEN
- a CDS encoding tryptophan synthase subunit alpha; this encodes MTLAQAFQKAADENRAALIVYVAAGDPDLEHTEAIVKTLAQSGADIVELGIPYSDPIADGPTIQEAGQRALAAGTTVQGVLDCARRVRAATDIPFVIMTCFNPVVQYGLERFARAAVECGVQGVLLSDLPVDESGDWNKIARSAGLDTVYLAAPTTEPERRRLICRSSTGFVYVISRPGTTGVRQDLPEGLPALLAELRQIATSPIAVGFGISTPAHVRAVAEMADGAIVGSAVVDVIGRHGKGPGLLPAISRLVEQLAAATARTPGTTADR
- a CDS encoding PAS domain S-box protein — encoded protein: MDWRTGQARLPDLNSGDDVFLGINSRMVTPEGVCTAVLVNGYHYWVDGAYCDLFARTSQELLGQHLAVLFDQTSDDPAGAVATILQSADTETHHEFCTHRRDGKPIWVSFSARRVLFDGRGAIRLMVRDITAQKNTDDAIRESERRFRQLADLLPEMVFECDTNLRITYANRAAFEILGQRIEALEEGICVGDFLAPRDAKLVARRLARAGQTRKPTRGTYELHTKDGRTITCEINSAPITDANGVVTGFRGLIHDITERRRHEEALVARQRRLKTQSDALVALARGMSVQSVDIREHLLVITETAAQTLCVERASVWLYGPDGSDLYCADLFMPENQQHTSGERLSRNDFPAYFEALSEARTVAAVDALHDPRTHELAAGYLEPRGIVSMLDAPIRLGGELVGIVCHEHTGEIREWQSDEQSFAASIADMVALCIATVERARTQQQLEQHARELERSNAELERFAAVASHDLKTPLSTIASFVQLIDRRHQDDEVSRQYIGMVLQSVERMVSLMDDLLDYARVGSRPTVPQPTDMNQIIEGVTLQLRRRIDECGGTVDHDDLPVCMVDPGQMHQLFHNLVTNSLKFRSDRPPRVHVRARCEGHLCHLTVSDNGIGIPEDQWDRIFRVFERGSHTTEYPGTGVGLSICQRIVSNHGGKIWVDSSIGNGANFHVLLPLAR